A stretch of Maniola hyperantus chromosome 15, iAphHyp1.2, whole genome shotgun sequence DNA encodes these proteins:
- the LOC117988817 gene encoding transmembrane protein 203-like isoform X2, whose protein sequence is MFFTLNEIVQWLGLTVFEIWINLITIAIFTALLALKIDGVVNSAWWTIFAPLFVSDAMNAYFCCIVCIRMTLEVSYKASLYRVSWSCIFLGLTFVFKFLLCRKLQGDSAIEYSEVFAPLFILLQLIAVRACQLHQ, encoded by the coding sequence atgtttttcacACTTAACGAGATAGTGCAGTGGTTAGGACTTACTGTTTTTGAAATATGGATAAATTTGATTACGATTGCTATATTCACTGCGCTGCTAGCTCTTAAGATTGATGGTGTGGTGAACAGTGCATGGTGGACAATATTTGCCCCATTATTTGTGAGTGATGCTATGAATGCGTATTTTTGTTGCATAGTGTGTATAAGAATGACTTTGGAAGTCTCCTACAAAGCCTCACTATATAGGGTATCCTGGAGTTGTATATTTTTAGGTCTGACATTTGTGTTTAAGTTCTTACTATGTAGAAAGCTTCAAGGCGACTCTGCTATAGAATATAGTGAAGTGTTTGCTCCACTGTTTATTTTATTGCAACTCATAGCTGTTAGAGCTTGTCAGTTACATCAATAA
- the LOC117988817 gene encoding ribonuclease P protein subunit p20-like isoform X1: MGDENIAKKKQDQRNPKRLPNKKYAIKKRLPVRPVEGENVIFVTKKTNFKAQLEKCCDLLSKGEKEIILHGLGAAIQRCCNLALQLELLFAGTCQIEVNTGTVDIIDDLEPLTDDVDFGAQVRHSSSIHIRIFRSAMLGANK; this comes from the exons ATGGGAGAtgaaaatattgcaaaaaaGAAACAAGATCAAAGAAATCCTAAACGCCTCCCAAATAAGAAATATGCTATCAAAAAGAGATTACCAGTGCGGCCTGTTGAAGGCGAAAATGTTATATTTGTAACCAAAAAGACGAATTTCAAG GCCCAGCTTGAAAAATGCTGTGATCTCTTGTCTAAGGGTGAGAAAGAAATAATACTGCATGGTTTGGGAGCAGCTATTCAAAGGTGTTGTAACCTAGCCCTCCAGCTGGAATTACTTTTCGCTGGAACGTGTCAAATTGAAGTAAATACAGGAACAGTTGATATTATTG ATGATCTGGAGCCACTGACAGACGATGTAGACTTCGGTGCTCAGGTCAGACATTCGTCATCAATTCACATTCGGATATTCAGGAGTGCAATGCTTGGGGCCaacaaataa